The Canis lupus baileyi chromosome 26, mCanLup2.hap1, whole genome shotgun sequence DNA window AAGAGTCGCAGCTTTTGGTTCAGAGCACTTGGGATGCGTAAGAGCCACGTGACTGTTCGGATGAATCTCCTCAGTCTCACTggctcttgggggggggggtctctcttCCTTTCACGATGCTCCCCACCACCACCGTCAAGATCAGTTCTTCTCAAAGAGGGTTGCCAACCCCCAACCTGCAACATGGCTTCCCAGCaaactgcccccctcccccccgccacaTTCCTTAACCACCTGCAGCAGAGCTTTGCAGACTTGGAGGTGGGCCATGAGCAACCTGTCCAGCTCCGGGGTGCCGGCCGTGAGCTCCCTGGATGACACCTTCCGAGATGGCGGTGGGGGCGGGGTCCTGTCCTTTCTGAGTTGGATTAAAAAGAAGCAGGTGACTATTCCAGTTAGCTCAGCTCCCTCCAAGAGTAGAAGAAACCCTCCCTCCTTGGAGAGAGCTGGTCAGGGAGGCCTGCTGCAGGTCCCAGGGAGACAGAGCTATACCAAGGAGAAAACCAAGAGGAAAAGCAGCAAAAGCCAACTCAGAACAGGTGCTGGGATGGGGGGAGTGGAGGACACCTCCCCAGGTGGCCGATCTGAAGTCAGAAGTTCAAACTAATCCTGAGCTCCATCACTTTGGACAGGTCTGCCCCCCCccagcctcagtttactcatctgtaaagtggggagagGAATACCGAGCTCAGGGCAGTGACGTGTAAGTGCGACCCTGCCAGTCAGAATGCCTGGCATCGTGTTGGCTTCATGGTAGGAGCTGAGCCTGAGGCCTGAGGACACTGGGACACTGGAATGTCAGGTGGGAgagccaccccctccccatggGATCgtgagaggaggagacagagtaCTGTTTATCCTCTGGCGGCTGCTGAGATTCGGTACCAGAGCCCGGCGTGAGTGGGGCAGGCGGGGGATGCTTAGCCAAGAAGGAAGTTGGTGTCGGAGGTGAGGTTGTGCAGAAGAATAGGGAGCACGGCTCACTGCTGCCCGTTGGTGAGGCAAGAGTACAGAGGTCCTACCGTGGACcttatcattttttaagataaaaacaaaaacagcacatTGCTCAAAGCTCAGGACCCTGCTGGGGGACTGTCCTTCACTCGGTGGCCAATACAGGCCTGCTCTGTGCCGGGCAGTGGGCAtgcaggggtgagggggcaggacagatggggcccagggcaggggaagCCATAGGCCAGGAGGCAACAGGAGGCATGGACTAAGGCTGGTCCCCAGGGTCAGTGCTGGGAGGAGGGTGCACTTACCGGAGACCCTGGCAGCCCCCAAACAGGGACAGCTCCTGTGGGGCGAGGTCAGCATTGAGGAAGGCGAAGCTCTCCAGGATGCACTCCATGAGGCTCTCGGCAGAGGCGTGCTCCTGGCGGGCTCCACGGGGCTGTGGACAGAGCGGGGAGACCTTAGGGCAGACAGCCCACCGGACCTTAACAGGCTCCGGCTCACAGGCAGGGTGCGAGCCTCGGCTGCCCAAGTGCAATCACCCAAGTCCAGGCCGGGCACGGGGTGCGGCGCTCCTTGAGGTCCCTCCCAATTAGCCTGTGACAAGGTATGGCTCGAGAGCACAAGGGACACAGATCTGAAGGGCCTCACCCAGCTCACAGACACCCACAGGGACAGGGCAAGAAACAGGAGTGAGCGAGTGGCCCCGGGTGGGGAGCAGGACAACGTGTGCCCTCCCCCAAGAAGCCAGGCTGCTGCTCTGCTCCAGCGGACACCTGTCACTTGAGTGTTGctagatcaatttttaaaaaaagattttacttgttcattagagagagagaaagagagagagagaggcggaaacacaggcagagggagaagcaggcttcatgcaggagcctgatgtgggactcgatcccaggaccccaggatcacaccctgggccaaaggcaggcactaaaccactaagccacccagggatcccctcaattttctaaaaaaaaaaaaaaaaaaaaaaaaaaaaagctggaaatctAGATTTTTGTGGAAAGCTgccagtttttaaatattgacaGCTAAttccaaattgttttttaaaaaatggaaaactggtattgaaaaaaaaaaagatggtatgGGTCAGACCAAACATCTCTTTAGGAGGCTCAGAGGCTGCCAGATGAGCCTCTGGATTtcaagtattctttaaaaaacaaaaaaatgttttgcttattcatttgagagagagagagagagcagggggaggggcagagggagaagcggactgctgagcagggagcctgatgtgggactcgatcccaggactctgggatcatgactagaggtgaaggcagacacttggctTCACCGACTgggccccccaggcacccccaagtgTCTTCTCCCAGGGAAATGCAGGAGGGAGAAGACATTGGAGGCGCCTCCTGACTGACAGGGGTGGGAGAGCGTGGTGGTGCCACGGCTCCTGCCACTGGTCAGGTCTCCCAAGGGCAGGTCCCTTCCTCGGCATCTAGAAATCTACTCCTGGAGATTTTGGCCTCCTCTCCGTACATGGCAGGACTCCAGGGCTCACCCGGTCCCCATCCCGGCACACCCAGGCCTCATCCCAAACAAAGTGCACGCAGGGCACCACCTGAGCAGACACTGCCTCGAAAGCCAGAACTAGGCTCCCAAGAGTCGAGCCCACTCAAGAAAGGTTTGagttggggcgtctgggtggctcagtggttgagcgtctgtctgcctttggctctggtcgggatcccggggtcctgggatcgagtcccgcatcaggctccctgcatggaggctgcttctccctctgcctgtgtctctgcctctctctgtgtcttatgaataaataaaactttaaaaatctttaaaaaaaaaaaaaaaaaggaagtcttgaGTTACAAGAAAATAACAAGGCCAGTTACGCCTTgcctgatagaaaaaaaaaaaaagtgtgtctgCATATATCtgcacatacacacgcacacacagaggtgGTTCCTCATTATTCGAGATGTGCCAAACCGTCACTCCCAGAAGTGCAGAGATTGAGCCCCTGGTCACGACATTTTCATCAACCCATCAACACAGAAGcttgttttatgtgtttctgtTTGAAGACACTTTACTGAATTTACACGGATGATTCACTGGCACTGACCTCAGGCCCCCACAGCACTGTCACCCGCGCTGAACCACGCTGAGCTCACACATGCGTCCTCTCCGTGAGGCCCAGCACAGCCTCCCTGCACTCGGGAGCACTAGACTGCACTTCAACACGGCAGCTGGGCCCATTTTAAACCCTGAAATGCCcccacataatttttaaagagagcCAGGAAACTATTTCAGTGCCAGCGTGTCCTACACAAAGACGGTAGTTTCATAAATCAGATGATGTGAAGTAGGTACTGGCGTTACACATTTTATCATCCATGCATTTGAAGTTGCGTAATCAGGAAAAATCCAATAATCCGCCCGGGCCAGCACCCGAGGACGGCCCTTGCCACAGGCCCTGCGAGGAGCAGGTTCAGGGAAGGGTGTGCAGCTGCGCGGGGTCTTCTGCGGCCCCGGCTCTGACCCTGAACACACCCCAGATTTGGGAACCGAACAGCCCCACCTGCCCGGGGTCAGAAGATGTCTGATGGGCCCAGGTTCTTGGCCAGACGTGGAGCAGGTTATCTGCCCCGATGCCCGACTTCCTCTTATTATCCTCCTCCCAGCCAGTGAGGGCGACTGTTCTCCCCACTGGACAGATGAgcagactgaggcccagaggggagagGCGCAGCTGGGTCACACGGGGGTGAGGCCAGGGTGCCGGCCCAGGCTGGCTGCCCCCAGGGACCACTGCCACTCGTTAGGCACTAGTAGAGCAGGGCTGCCGCCCCTCGATAATAAACCTACCTTCAGCCGGTCCCTAAAGCCGAGAACCTGGAACTCCAGCTCCCGCAGCTGGGGCTGGGTGGGGTCCACGGACCTCAGTAAATCCAGGACCTCTTGCAGGGGCCTCTCGAGGGCCACCCCAGGCCCATCCACTCCGTCCTCGGTTTCTCCTTCATCGTGGTCTGTCTGGCTGCCCGGATCTGTGTGGTTGTGGAAAGGGGAACCCCGTGGCGGGCTGGGGCCCTCTATTCCCAAATTCCTCCAGCCAGGCTGCTCCACAAATGGGCCTCCCGCCTGGTGGGCCATCTCCGGCAGGAGGCCCAGGGGTCGGGGGTCCTCCTGGGCCTCCTCTTCAATGGAGGTGTTGGGGCCGATGGCCAGGGGCAGGAAGCCCACGTCCGAGGTGGATGCTGATGTGCTGGTCTCGGCGTCTCGGGGGTCCTCGGAGCTGAAGGAGTCCATCTCAGGCAGCTCCTGACTCTGGCTCCGCAGGCCAGGGCCCCGAAGGTCCCTGTCAGACAGGTAGCTGAGGATGGAGGTGGCCCTCGGCCCACCCAGCAGCAAAGCCTGCGGTGCTGGCTGCTGCAGGACAGActggggagggggacacaggACCAGCCTTACTGCCACACCAGGGACTGGGGCAAGGCCCCCagcggggctgccctccccaaaCGCTTGCGCCAAATACCCACACTGTCCCCACGAGTGATTGGCGCCTGGAGGTGCAGATGGGCCCCTGCAGCCTCTCTGCCCCCATCCGCCTCGtccttctctctcactccttTCCAGGCCCTGCGGCCACCACGTCCTCTGGGctctccctgccttcctgtcCCAAGGCCTTTGCAGTGACTGTGCTCTCTTCCCAGAACATTCTTCCCCCCTAGGCCATTGTGGTtacacccccatccccccaggtCCTTCCTCACGTGGCACCTTTCCTGGGGTCCTTCCCCTGGGTGCCCTATTTTAGGTGGTAACTCCCACCTTGCCCCATCAGTGCCCTCCCCCTTCCTGGCTCACGTGCCCAAGGGCCTTACCCCCTGGGGCAGGCAGTGCTCCCTGAGGGCACCGTCCTCACCCCGCCACGGAGTTCTCAATGAATGAAGCGCATGGGCCCACACTTGCCCCTCCGCCGCTCCCCTTCCCCGACCCCTAGGCAGACCCCTAGCAACACTCCGTGTTCCTACAGCACCACCTGTTTTCGTCAGCACTTCTCATCAATCCACTCATTTCATCCTTGCAAACCCCCACCAGAGCACTGCGGTTGTTTTCAGTTCTCGATACAGAAACTGACGGCCAGAGAGgtggagtgacttgcccaaggtcacacagcaggtgagAGGCATAAACAGAACTTGAACCCAGCCCACATGGCTCTAGAGTCCATACTCTGGACCagatacgatttttttttttttaactgaagtatgcTGGGCCCACCCTGGCCAGAATATGGAAGAAGTGGACAACGATAGTCGGCGCTAAGGAAGGGACCCAGATCTCTGGGGGTCACGGGAAAGAGGTGTTTTACTCTATGCTTTGTCAAGGTATTGCCTACcagaaacatatatttaattttaaaacaaataaattggaGGCTGAGGCTATGGCTGGAGTGATAGAACCATCCAGAGAACCGCATTCCAGACTCCCAAGAGAACCAGCCAAATCCGGAGCCAAGTCCAGAGGCCCCCAGAATGGAGGGCTGACAGcgaggaagaaaaaatactgagaaCCACTCAGGATGACCCCAAAACAAGGGAGGCTGAGTCCAGAGCTTGCTACCCCCAGAAGCACCAGGCGCTCAGCCCAGCCCCGCGTGCTGGCCCCCAGGGAGCTGCCCTAGCCGCAATTCCGGGGTGACCACGGCATCCCCATCCTGGGGAGGCTCACTCACCAGGTAATACCTCTCTCGGAAGCTAGGGGTACTTGGGGGTGTCCAGTTGTACAAGGAGCCCTTCCTGCTGCCCATGGAGAACTTGCCCGTGGGGCTGGGTGACATCAGGAAGCTCTCAGTATCAAACGGGCTGGAGGACAGAAGAGAAGGCCAGGGTGTCCTCAGTGCCCAGGGGGGACACAAGCACAGACCAGGCCCGGGGGACTTATTAGAGGGAATGGAGGCTTGGTGGGGTCATGGGGGGTCATGGGCACAGCCTGGGGACTCCAGGTGCCCATTCTCAACCCCCTTGGGAACATCTCACACTCCCACCACCCCGAGGACCCTTAGCCAGGTGGCGAGGGGCAGCCATGGGCCACCACGCATGTGAGTGGTGCCTCTATAGTGGTCCCCTCGGAAGCTCAGCAGAGGCACCGTGGACTCTCAGTGCTGCCATTTTCTGGGTAAACGATGTCACCATCCCTCtcatcttcatctgtaaaaggggaacTATTATCTCTTAAAGGACCTCCGTCAGCCCAAGTCACAGGTAAGGCTGGGAATCGCTGAGCCTGCCCTGGGAGCCAGGAGGGCCAGGTAACCTGCCCGCCTCATGGAAACCTGGGCACACAGGCCTGGCTCTTGCTGCGTGGGGCCCAGACGCTGCAGGCCCCTCGCAAGGagccttccctggccacccaGGGCAGCTGCGGGCTAGCAGGATGCTGGCATCCTTGGGTTCGACTGGCCTCCAGTTGGATGGCACTGGGCTGCCCACCACCCTATAGACTTGAGGGGCCTCCTGGGAAGGACGTGCACTCAGCCCCCACTAGACTAGATGAAGACACCGAGCCTGGGGGTGCCCCCTTGCCCCAATCTACCCAGCTCACTGGGAAGAAAGCACCATCTAGTGACCCCAGGCTCGGATGCCCACCCCAGGAAGGAGACCAGAGAGACTGGCCCCAACCGGTCAGAGCCAGTGCCAGAACAGAGGAAGCAGGCCTCCATCCCTTAgctcctggggcacctgcctTGGGTAATAAACTGAAGAGAATTCTCTTGAAACACTAGGAAGAGAGCCCTACGTCCAAGACACCAAGCCTGGGGGTCACTGAACGGCCCAAGAAGATGATGAGACAGCTGCCCCAGACCAGCTCTCCCCCTTGCCCCCTGCAGTGCCTGATGGAGAGCCCCACCCTGTACAGGGGTTGTGTTCATGAGTGTCCCCATCCATGGGGCCTGTGGTCCAGGGGCTAAGTGCTCAGCCTGTGCCTGCTGGAATGAGGTGGTGGGAGCAGCCCTCCTGGGGAGCAGAGCGGCTCCTCCACGGAACCAGGCCGGGAGGCCCTGGAAGGGGTCCTGGCCAGCACGGGTTTTTCAGTTGTAAGAAGGGAGTTAAAACTGAGAAGGGAGTGGGAAGAGGGTTGGGCAGGGGCTACAAAGAAGAGTCTGGGCTCCAGCCTGTCTGGGGGCGGGCGGAGGGCAGGGGCGCCCACTCGTGGGTGCTAGGGTGTGGCCCGGCCAGCAGGGGGAGCCAGCGAGGCCCCACCTCGGCTCCGGGAGTCCCCGTGGGTTTGGGGCTGGCCTTGGGGAGGGCCCACTCACTTCCACAGCACCTCCAGCTGCAGCTTGATGGTACCCAGCTCTGTGATGTCCACCACGACCACCTGCGGCCTGGTCGTGAAGAAGTCAGTGATGTCGCAGGTTACCGTGCCCACTGCCAGTGAACTCAGGCCCCTCAGCTCCGTcacctgggggggcgggggggtagtTGCAGATGGTGTCCAGCCGAGCCCCTGGGCGCCCTGGCCCcgtccccaggccccacccacctTGATCTCGAAGTTCTCGTGCAGCGTGGGGATGAaggccttctcctcctcctcccaggtctGGCTGTCATCCGACTCGATCCGGCCCTTGAGCTTCCAGCGCTGGCGGCCCAGGCGCATGAGCACCTGCGGGCGCGGCCAAGAAGGGGTGCCCGGTAGGTCCCCGCCCCCTGAGCCCTGCCGGCCAGGTGGGGGTGGGACCCTGGCTCTCGGTgctcccagccccccaggcccgAAGCGGAGGTGGCCCTACCTCGTACTGGTCTCCGGGACAGAGGCGCGCGTAGCCCACCAAGCCTGGAACACAGAGGGGGGCTGGTCTCCCCTGCGGCCGGGCCGCCCCGGGGACCACAGGCCCTCACTGGGGAGCCGCTGCCCAAGGGTGGGCATCAGTCTCAGGGAGGGATAAACCATCCCGAGGGACAGTGGGCGGGCCTGGGCCCTATGCCCACCTCGGGGACGGGGCCACACGTCGCGTGAGTGGAAACCCAAAGTTGTGCGGGGAGCCCCGGATTCCGACCAGAAGCCCACCCTCGGCAGAAGCCCCGGGCCTGCTGCCGCACGCGCTCTCGGCCCTGTTACCTTTCATCCTGACGTGGAATTCCCCCAGGTGAACCTCCAGGGCCCCCTCGATGAGCCACATGTCCTGCAGAGAACCCCCAGCCCGGGGCcaggtgaggagggaggagggggcacgCAGGCCCCGCCAGCCCTGGGGTGAAGCAGGGGGTGCACACAGGGCTGCTCCCGGGGCGCCCACCGCCCGCCGCCCCACCTCGGTGCATTCCTGCAGGCTGCGGCCCAGCTCCTGCAGGCTCTCCCGGGAGGCGCGGCTGGGCGGGCAGGCGGAGAAGGCCCTCTGCATGTTGGAGGCCCCGTCCCGCAGGCGGCACTGGATGCAGTAGCCCTCGTAGAGCTCATCCACCTGCGGAGGCACCGGCTGCTGGCACCGGCCACGCCGAGGCGCGGGGCCCAGGCCTGCCTGTTCCCCCGGCCCCCCGGGAGAGGCCACGCGGCCCTGCTCCGTGCTGCAGCCGTCCTGGGCGCCCTGCCCCGTGGAACATGAGCCTGGGGCCGGGACCACGTCGCCCACCCGCTCcgtatccccagcacctggcagccGCCTGCACACAGCCAGTGCCCCACTGGGCCAGGCCCCAGAGTGGATGCCTCACTCCCCCCACAACCCTTGGACTGTAAAGGGGGGGTCTGTGCTATCCTATCCGCCACCCGGCTGCCGGGAGAATCCAGCGAGGACACGGAAGAGCTGCAGAGTGGAAAGCTTAAAGGACTTGCTGGGGGACCTTGGGCCCGTTCTTATCCCTCCCTGAGCCTCTACTGTCCTATCTCTGCAGTGGGGCTGTTAGACTCCGCCTTCTCGCCCTGTAAGGTGAAGCATGAGGTCTTCCCATCTAAGACCTCGGCCGAGCCCCTGCAGTCCCTGCTCCTCCTCAGCCTCTCCCCTGCTAacccagcccccccccaccccccccactgCCCGTGACCTCCAGGAGGCAGGCTGACCTTGCTGATATGAAACTCCATCTTCCGGATGTGCCTTTCCACAGAGCGCGTTTGCTTctcccagagaaagagaaggtgctTTAGAAGAGCCTGGGCCACCCCCCAGCCctcgcccccagccccctgccccaggtcctAACACACAGAACTAGGCTCAGAGCCAGGCCAGCCCCTCACCATCCTCGAGGATGGCTCATCGCTGAACCCATTTCCCCATTTGAAAAATGGGGAGGAaactcaggtgtccctcttgcAGGCTGGCCTGAGGGATGAAGTGTGACAACAACATTGGTCCCCTCATCGGGCAGGGCCCAGCCCGGGCCCACCTTGCTTACAGCCCAACAGACAGCAAGTCTTCCTCACCTTGTCCAGGTCGTAATAGAAAGCCTGTGGGGgagaaaagaggggaggggaCGAGGTGTCAGAGCCCATGGTGCTCCTCCAACACCCGTGAGGCTGCATCCCAGGGACACCAGAACTCAAAGGACAGAAAGCCAGCAGCCACTCCCTCCTCGGCAGCCTGCAGCCGGTGGCCTGGGCCAGGCCGAGCGGGAAGAGTGATAAACACAGGGGCCTGGGGCACCTGTCGGCCTGGCTCTGTTTCCCAGCTGTGTGTCCCAGGCCAGCTTCTCAACATCCCTGAGCCTCTATCTCCTCGTGTAAAATGGGGGTCCTTGTAGCACGTAGCACCTGCCCCATAGGGTTGCCGTGAAGAGTAAAGGACATGGCAAGCCCTCGACAAAAGGGGACCATTGGCAGTGTGACTGTTCAAGGGGCTGATTTCGGCCATGGCCAGAAGAATTGAGGGAGGGGGTGGTGAGGCAGCCAGCACCCCCACTCCAGAGGTTTCAGGCTTCAGGGCCTGGGGCGGCCAATATGAAGACcacatggagggcagcccgggtggctcagcggtttaacgccgcctttggcccagggtgtgatactggagacccgggatcgagtcccatgtcaggctccctgcatggagcctgcttctccctctgcctgtgtctctgcccttccccccccatgaataaataaataaaatcttaaaaaaaaaacaaaacacccacatggaagggtgcctgggtggctcagtcccggggtcctgggatcgatcccacattgggctccctgctccacagaaagcctgtttctccctctcctgcctgccgctcctgcttgtgctctctctgtctatctctgacaaatgagtaaaatcaaaaaaaaggaaggaaggaagcaaggaaggacaAATGAATGAGCCTACTGATTGGGCAGATCTTCGTATAAAGGCCAGTCACTACTTTTGGCCTTGGGGGCCGTGTGGTCTGTGCCACGTAGGCTGACGCAGCCGCACACAACAGGTCAGTGACGGGCGTGGCCACGTGCAGAtaaactttatttccaaatagGCCCTGGTTTGCCCACATAGCTTAAGGCACCCTGTGTGAGCCAGGAGGAATTTGTATGAGGTCAGAGATTCACTACTGAGCAAAAGCAAGAGCTGGGACAGGGGGTGAACTGAGGCTGCATTTTTAGAAGGCGACCGTTggccaaacttttctttttttttaaagattttatttatttctttcttcatgagagacacagagagaggcagagacacaggcagagggagaagcaggctccatgcagggagcccgatgtgggactccatcccaggaccccaggatcccaggacctgtgGGTGCCTTCCCAGGTAGGCATTTCTGAGAAATTGTACTTGTGCACTTATGGAACTAAAACTCCACCCAAgctataaagaaatagaaaagttctCAAGCCTTTGGAAGGAAAAGTAAGTGCACAGGAAGCCGAGAAGCAGCAGCGTCCAAGGGAGGCAGGACCCCATGTCCGTCAGCCCGTCCTGTGGCCCCAGCATGGTCACCCCTTCCCTCGCCTCACTGTGCACACCTATGAAATGGAAGCAGCTAGAATGTGGGAGCCTTCGGACACTTGCCTACCTTATAGTTACTTCTAGAGCCAGAGAATGGAGACTGTGAACCGCTGGACCGGACCCTGGTTGGGCGGGGATTGGGGGGGTGGGATCCTAACAGCCTGTGAGGTTAAATCCCTCAGGGGCCAAGTGAGGAGAGCTCATCACAAGATCAAGACAGTGCATTCCTGAGGCCTCTGAGCTCCGAGACTGATGGACACCCGCGCTGcaggcagggggtgagggagggccCATTCTTCACCCACCAAGGCTGCtccagggggagaggggcagggagaggtctCACCAGCCTCGAATTCCTGCGGGTGTCCTTGTGGCGACCTGACAGGTAATCCAGCTCGGCCTGCTGGATGCACAGATACTCCCTAGGAAGAGAACGAGGGAGAGGAGTTTGCCAAGGAACATGAAGAGGAACAGAAACGACCAGACAACCAGTATTCCGGAGCGGAGGCAGCCACAGCCACCAGGATGAACCGTTCTTGGCCAGCTGGGCAGTCGGGGGACAGCGCCATCCCACCCACCAGCCGCCTGGCCCCAGCTTGCTCAGCCTCCAGACCCCACACCCCGAGGCCCGTGTGCCCAGGGCTGTGCAAAACAGGAAATCGCTCCATCAATTCCCCAAAAAGCTGCACAAACAAGGTCTACagttattatacccattttaagGATGGGCAAACTGACCCTCAAAATGAGCAAGAAACTCAGCCCCGAGTCACAGCAGGGAAGAGGCTGAAACCAGCCTCTGAAGCCAGGCAGTGGCCTCCGGAGGCCTCTGTCTTCATTCCGGCCCACGGGGAGTCAGCGAGAGCATGCCACCCTCCCCGACAAAGCCAGGCCATCCTGCCGTCTGCATGTGCAGGACCAAGGACTGAGAGGGGCTGGAAGACCCATTCTGGGAAGCACAGAGAAAGCTGGGTTCCTTCCCAGCTCAAGAGCCTTAGATGTGAAACCTGAGGTCTGGActtgggggctggggtgaggccGCACCCTGCCTCAGCATAGATTTACTGGGCCACCCCAGGAAGGTGACTCACCCTCTCCGGGCCCACTTCCACCACCATCTGCCAGGCCACTGCTGCCTTAGGGGTTGGGCTCCCCAGGAAGAAGGGGATGCTGTTGAGCCCAGACAAGTCCCAAATGTGCCTTGTCTGATTCCTTGAGGAATCACCAGAAGCTGCCCCGAGAGACGAGCCCCTTGAAGACAGGCTCCAGGCACACACTGGGCACCAGCGTGGGGCCCGCATCCTGGGCAGAGGGTGACGGACGCCCCCCCGGGGCTGGGAGTCAGGACCTGGCAAGGGGGGGATGTGACATTTACCCTGAGCCcggggtgaggtggggggacagagggcaGGTCGGCCCTGGAGCCCCACTCCCTGCTTCCTGGCTGTGGGACCCTGGCCGAGATGCTTCCCCTctttgggactcagtttcctctcttgAGGCTCGAAGGAGGCCCGGAGGCCCTCTGGCAGCATCCTCCAGGGATTCGAGGAGGATGCGGCGTGTGCAAAGCCCCCAACTAGCCGGAGCTGCCACTGTCATTAGTGAGGAACGAGAGAGCAGGGTCACGGGAGGAGGGGGACCAGCGTGCGACTCCCGAAGTGCGCGTGTGCGCTGCACGGGGACACGGGCGAGCGGCAGCCGCGGAGGCCCCCGCTGCCCAGCAGCCGCCCCGCGAGAGCCGGGCCTCGGGCCTGTGAAGGAAGATGGCACGTTCGGGGAGCCAGCGAGGACGGGGCGTGGAGACTAGAAGAGTCTAGAAAGGTTCAAGTTCAGAGAAAGGACCCGAATGGCCTCCCGAGGGTGATAGGGAGCCATGGGAGAGCCCTGAGCACAGCAGGGGCGGCAGGGCACACGGGGCGGCTGCTGGGAGAGGGGAAGCCCCCGGAACTGGGCGCCCGGGCTTGAGGAACACGGAGGGGCAGCCCCGACCTCCTCCATGAGCCTCAGGCTCGTGCCCCGACTCCCTCTGTCACCTCCACGAGGCTGGGCTCCCCTCGCTtcacctccacccctccctcagtAAATCCTCAACGGCACCCTGAAACCCATCCCGTCCCCTGCTGTCATCTGCCGCGACCCTTGTTATTGTCTCGCCGGCCTCCCCACTTCAGCCCCACTGCAGCCCATGCTCCACGTGTAGCCGGAGGATCTTACAAAAACCAGACCCAGATCACGTCCTTCCCCCGGGTGGAAGCCTccagggctcccagctcagctggAGTGGATCCTCAGTGCTCACAAGCCCCCATATCATCTGGTCCCCATTGCCCCTCAGACCTCctcacccctccttccctctctcagcCCCCGCGCCGGCCAGCTCACTCTGTCCCTAATGATCTCATcatgctcctgccccagggcctttgcacgtgtGGCCTAGAATGTTCTCTTTCCATTGTCTGCTGGGCTCACTCCTTCACCCCTTCGGgtttttgctcaaatgtcacctccttcgTGAGAACTTCTTTGAACCCCTTATTTAAAATCAGCCCCACGCTGATTTGATTCTTACCCTGATTTGTTTTCCTGCCCCGTATTCACCACCATCCGACATGCTCTATACTTTGTTCatggtgtgtgtgtctcccatcaGGAAGCTCCACGGGGGTCGGGATTTCCGTGCTGTGTCCACTCCCGCACCCCGTGCCTCGCACTTCATCAGCCCTCAACCGAAATGTGTGGAGTGGGAGACAGGCTTCCTGTCCGGC harbors:
- the RIPOR3 gene encoding RIPOR family member 3 isoform X3 translates to MEAGPGRGHPPPGDCGPPGAGRKSIHGNSARSRMPAKPSRTYGTLRKGSVCPAPKPQQVKKIFEALKRGLKEYLCIQQAELDYLSGRHKDTRRNSRLAFYYDLDKKQTRSVERHIRKMEFHISKVDELYEGYCIQCRLRDGASNMQRAFSACPPSRASRESLQELGRSLQECTEDMWLIEGALEVHLGEFHVRMKGLVGYARLCPGDQYEVLMRLGRQRWKLKGRIESDDSQTWEEEEKAFIPTLHENFEIKVTELRGLSSLAVGTVTCDITDFFTTRPQVVVVDITELGTIKLQLEVLWNPFDTESFLMSPSPTGKFSMGSRKGSLYNWTPPSTPSFRERYYLSVLQQPAPQALLLGGPRATSILSYLSDRDLRGPGLRSQSQELPEMDSFSSEDPRDAETSTSASTSDVGFLPLAIGPNTSIEEEAQEDPRPLGLLPEMAHQAGGPFVEQPGWRNLGIEGPSPPRGSPFHNHTDPGSQTDHDEGETEDGVDGPGVALERPLQEVLDLLRSVDPTQPQLRELEFQVLGFRDRLKPRGARQEHASAESLMECILESFAFLNADLAPQELSLFGGCQGLRKDRTPPPPPSRKVSSRELTAGTPELDRLLMAHLQVCKALLQKLASPNLSRMVQECLLEEAAQQKQVLEMLSVLDFEKANKATSIEEIVAQAARRKGCLRLWRGCTEPGRVLSCPATTLLNQLKKTFLHRVRGKYPGQLEIACRRLLEQVLSCGGLLPAAGPPEEQTVTWFQFHGYLQRHSVSDLEKHFAQLTKEVTLVEELQCAGQGKAVRKLQGKRLGQLQPLPQTLKAWALLQLDGTPRVCRAASTRLAGAARNKSFREKALLFYTNALTENDAKLQQAACVALKHLRGIESIDQIASLCQSDLEAVRTAAREATLSFGEKGRLAFEKMDKLCLEQREEAFCQEADVEITIF